In Paraburkholderia bryophila, a single genomic region encodes these proteins:
- the sctP gene encoding type III secretion system protein SctP produces the protein MTHIVSRHVRVIPGELDNGTPDDDAAARSASRGRGFDYASLLGRRRAVLRLNHQAGADADTGSQDGQPSDDAEVAEHASIPAAPRPFFAHEDGSGSPATEDGAGSSANGAASAGHTLLTERLAIGSRVEDAAQPVVSAVYRQQQRFVQLLGSLAREIGAFCGDPSIAEAGNWEVQLPLDQKLLPQTTLYLTLSRFSLQLRFDTTDTVARQLLLEHSALLERELDTLLRAWGEARDIELTVW, from the coding sequence ATGACGCATATCGTGTCGCGCCACGTGCGCGTGATTCCGGGCGAGTTGGACAACGGCACGCCCGACGACGACGCTGCTGCGCGCTCAGCGTCACGCGGTCGCGGTTTCGACTACGCGTCGCTGCTTGGACGTCGGCGTGCGGTGCTTCGGTTGAATCACCAGGCCGGTGCTGATGCGGATACCGGCTCGCAGGACGGTCAACCCTCGGACGACGCCGAAGTCGCCGAGCACGCATCGATCCCTGCCGCGCCGCGCCCGTTCTTCGCTCACGAAGACGGCAGCGGCTCGCCAGCGACCGAAGACGGCGCAGGTTCCAGCGCGAATGGCGCAGCGAGCGCGGGCCATACGCTCCTAACCGAACGTCTCGCGATCGGCTCGCGCGTCGAAGACGCCGCGCAGCCCGTCGTGTCTGCCGTCTACCGGCAGCAGCAGCGCTTCGTGCAATTGCTCGGCTCGCTGGCCCGCGAGATCGGCGCGTTCTGCGGCGATCCGTCGATTGCCGAAGCCGGCAACTGGGAAGTGCAACTGCCGCTCGATCAGAAACTGCTGCCGCAGACCACGCTGTATCTGACGCTTTCGCGTTTCAGTCTGCAGCTTCGGTTCGACACGACGGATACCGTCGCGAGGCAATTACTCTTGGAACACAGCGCACTGCTCGAGCGAGAACTCGACACCTTGCTGCGCGCGTGGGGTGAAGCCCGCGACATCGAACTCACTGTCTGGTGA
- a CDS encoding CesT family type III secretion system chaperone — MSSERYTSLITDLCAVVGLGDADHVLRSRSIEVEGFDVRLDYFERDLDAMYANFHFGTVTAGRTLVVFRLMLEANLLIYAQDQAQLGLDTDTGGVVLVLRLPFADDLDGNALADLLAHYAEHGRYWRQNIVESSDEMFEGIASGEFFWLRA, encoded by the coding sequence ATGAGTAGCGAGCGTTACACCAGCCTGATCACGGATCTGTGCGCGGTCGTCGGTCTCGGCGACGCGGACCATGTGCTGCGCTCACGCTCAATCGAAGTTGAAGGCTTCGATGTGCGGCTCGACTACTTCGAGCGCGACCTCGACGCGATGTATGCGAACTTTCATTTCGGCACGGTCACCGCCGGGCGCACGCTCGTCGTGTTCCGTCTGATGCTCGAGGCCAACCTGCTGATCTATGCGCAGGACCAGGCGCAACTGGGGCTCGACACGGACACCGGCGGCGTCGTGTTGGTGTTGCGGCTGCCGTTCGCCGACGACCTCGACGGCAACGCGCTCGCCGATCTGCTCGCGCACTACGCGGAGCACGGCCGCTACTGGCGGCAAAACATCGTGGAATCGAGCGACGAGATGTTCGAGGGAATCGCTTCAGGAGAGTTTTTCTGGCTGCGGGCTTAG
- a CDS encoding type III secretion protein, translating to MKLLRILTGVHAGAQLQLTPGTHRVGADDDADIRLTDWRGADALLHVDASGVVSAQRVAAAVSAAQSAQTADGQAAAPLAGEEVVLLVDFVPMQFDDMILCIGADDAAWPSDLDLLSMLLARPAEARFAAERKKRRRYVGAVAACFVLGIVIVAGSLLTTTQMSRAALPRNADDRAQRVSEALAAAHLSGLQAHAVGSTVVVTGMVTSPADDDAVRTLLARIAPSGMARNYDVAQNDARSIEDSLGVAGAHVRYLGDGNFAITGAVSSRADLDAALARVRADLDPNVKNIVVQVAENGNVAAGGAAPAAYSEMISSDDVRYAQTPDGVKHIYAVDPAASDSEANAGGVAAATANVNVNASANGNANASVNKSANANAALNGKANPNNTANVANATNTTNTAIVDNDTVTRSAAGVVPLPNPATLPSAQPHGPAS from the coding sequence ATGAAACTGCTGCGGATTCTGACGGGCGTTCACGCGGGAGCGCAGTTGCAGCTCACGCCGGGCACGCATCGCGTCGGCGCCGACGACGATGCCGACATCCGCCTCACCGACTGGCGCGGTGCGGATGCGCTGCTGCACGTCGACGCGAGCGGCGTGGTCAGCGCGCAGCGCGTCGCCGCCGCCGTCTCAGCAGCGCAGTCGGCGCAGACCGCGGACGGCCAGGCCGCCGCGCCGCTTGCCGGCGAGGAAGTGGTGCTGCTGGTGGACTTCGTGCCGATGCAATTCGACGACATGATCCTGTGCATCGGCGCGGACGACGCGGCATGGCCGTCCGACCTCGACCTGCTGTCGATGTTGCTGGCGCGTCCCGCCGAAGCGCGTTTCGCGGCCGAACGCAAGAAGCGGCGCCGTTACGTGGGCGCTGTGGCGGCGTGCTTCGTGCTGGGTATCGTGATCGTCGCGGGCTCGCTGCTGACCACCACGCAGATGAGCCGCGCCGCCCTGCCGCGCAATGCCGACGACCGCGCGCAACGCGTTAGCGAGGCGCTGGCCGCGGCCCATCTGAGCGGCTTGCAGGCGCATGCGGTCGGCAGCACGGTGGTGGTGACCGGCATGGTCACGAGCCCCGCCGACGACGACGCCGTGCGCACTCTGTTGGCGCGCATCGCGCCGAGCGGCATGGCACGCAACTACGACGTCGCGCAGAACGACGCGCGCAGCATCGAGGATTCGCTGGGCGTGGCGGGCGCGCATGTCCGCTATCTCGGCGACGGCAACTTCGCGATTACCGGCGCCGTCAGCAGCCGCGCCGATCTCGACGCCGCGCTAGCACGAGTGCGCGCCGATCTGGATCCGAACGTGAAAAACATCGTGGTGCAGGTGGCGGAAAACGGCAACGTCGCCGCGGGTGGCGCAGCGCCCGCGGCGTATTCCGAAATGATTTCCTCCGACGACGTCCGCTATGCGCAGACACCGGACGGCGTCAAACATATTTACGCCGTCGACCCGGCCGCGTCGGACAGCGAGGCGAATGCGGGCGGCGTGGCGGCGGCGACGGCGAATGTCAATGTGAATGCGAGCGCGAATGGCAACGCCAACGCGAGCGTCAATAAAAGCGCCAATGCCAACGCGGCGCTGAACGGCAAGGCCAACCCGAACAACACCGCCAACGTCGCGAACGCAACAAACACCACCAACACCGCGATCGTCGACAACGACACCGTCACCCGCAGCGCGGCCGGCGTCGTGCCGCTGCCGAACCCCGCGACATTGCCATCGGCTCAACCCCACGGTCCGGCAAGCTGA
- a CDS encoding type III secretion protein: protein MYEQLEAHAGEFNDLQKTLADPAGAPTVDAIRQSLEATAQRISDTQGATDLDRNNLAKLYRGFLAASRVIARLQEKQAGAHA from the coding sequence ATGTACGAGCAGCTCGAAGCCCACGCCGGCGAATTCAACGATTTGCAGAAGACCCTGGCCGATCCGGCCGGCGCGCCGACAGTGGACGCAATTCGCCAGTCGCTCGAAGCGACCGCGCAGCGGATCAGCGACACGCAGGGCGCCACCGACCTCGATCGCAACAATCTGGCCAAGCTGTATCGCGGCTTTCTCGCTGCGTCGCGCGTGATTGCGCGGCTGCAGGAAAAACAGGCCGGCGCGCACGCCTGA
- the sctS gene encoding type III secretion system export apparatus subunit SctS, giving the protein MEIDSLIRFTTEGMLLCLTVSLPAVIVAAVVGLGVSFLQAITSMQDQTLSHAVKLIAVTVVIVVAAPLSCAAILHFANEMMQAAVPL; this is encoded by the coding sequence ATGGAAATCGATTCGCTGATCCGCTTCACGACCGAAGGCATGTTGCTGTGCCTGACCGTGTCGCTGCCGGCGGTGATCGTCGCGGCCGTGGTCGGCCTCGGCGTGTCGTTCCTGCAAGCGATCACGTCGATGCAGGATCAAACCTTGTCGCACGCGGTCAAGCTGATCGCGGTGACGGTGGTGATCGTGGTCGCCGCGCCGTTGTCGTGCGCGGCGATTCTGCACTTCGCCAACGAAATGATGCAGGCCGCCGTGCCGCTGTGA
- the sctR gene encoding type III secretion system export apparatus subunit SctR → MVQFSDITGLLLVVVAISLLPFVAMVVTSYAKIVVVLGLLRNALGVQQVPPNMVLNGIAILVSIYVMAPIGMLAAKTLEGQQLATQPSQALIQAFGAAREPFRAFLVKHTNEREKRFFLRSASVVWPKEEAAQIKEDDLIVLAPAFTLTEMTDAFKIGFLLYIAFIVIDLIIANVLLAMGLNQVTPTNVAIPFKLLLFVVMDGWSTLIHGLVMSYK, encoded by the coding sequence ATGGTCCAATTCAGTGATATCACCGGGCTGCTGCTGGTCGTCGTCGCGATCAGCCTGCTGCCCTTCGTTGCAATGGTCGTCACCTCGTACGCGAAGATCGTCGTCGTGCTCGGGCTGTTGCGCAATGCGCTCGGCGTGCAGCAGGTGCCGCCGAACATGGTGCTCAACGGCATTGCGATTCTCGTCTCGATCTACGTGATGGCGCCGATCGGCATGCTCGCCGCGAAAACGCTCGAAGGCCAGCAACTCGCGACGCAACCGTCGCAAGCGCTGATCCAGGCGTTCGGCGCGGCGCGCGAACCGTTCCGCGCGTTTCTCGTCAAGCACACCAACGAGCGCGAGAAGCGTTTCTTCCTGCGCTCGGCCTCGGTAGTGTGGCCGAAGGAAGAAGCCGCGCAGATCAAGGAAGACGACCTGATCGTGCTCGCGCCCGCCTTCACGCTGACGGAGATGACCGACGCTTTCAAGATCGGCTTTCTGCTGTACATCGCGTTTATCGTGATCGATCTGATCATCGCCAACGTGCTGCTCGCGATGGGCCTGAACCAGGTCACGCCGACCAACGTCGCGATTCCGTTCAAGCTGCTGCTGTTCGTGGTGATGGACGGCTGGTCGACGCTGATTCACGGCCTCGTGATGTCCTACAAATAG
- a CDS encoding winged helix-turn-helix domain-containing protein: MSLPRLTGQVIAFSRFWLARDVGLLISDGAVIELGTRPFAMLAALLEARGRVVSTAELRELVWPGSTIDANTVQAQISAIRRALDDARDLIVTVAGRGYRFAGEIRVLDTPDAGLDLAAANAGSIAASLANSFAASEAAGPSAAATLASSSASTYGATFGASGSRVSSGFAYGAQFGARLGAPLGTQLGTQLGGQLGTPSGTRSASSPAAAWDAPRASRLAAAPAAPAAPSTPAFPALMPTSASASLRSQSIDPSPFIGRHAELSELLALVPTRRIVTLTGASGVGKTRLAIEAASHLGPQFPDGDFCAALASLAQPDRVANAIGAALGLEPAGDLTTSANLAAQIGERRLLLIVDHCDHLSEAAAALIDTLVTNTTGLHVIATCESPLFIGGEAAVPVAALRVPPEQTDETPATLDYDALRLLFTRLAHCLKAAGSHAPLADVSQLAPATFAAAALICRRVDGVPFALELAAATIAGQVRSGMPPEDAIVAFARELDTVMTHRSGGRRIVLPRAAIVHVMLDLSYAALEAPTRTMLRRLGIFATAFSHDAAYEMLSAFGSDYGFEPPEGHQLEHQLHTLMDAGLVNAVDCDGTLRLRLPPAVRRFALDALERNRESAEAGLHHAQFVARDMARRFGAGVAMATAHSRYDIDALRAALEWAVSVDKVELCTELLDNTAPIWAALALVDEYIGWVRAVLARVDSVSMRRIRDEMRLRAVLARALTLKRSASAEIVESWQRTYDLANICADTPYRLRALFCLVMCALDVGEIKHCRWLSGQFSEIAPIAHSPVVSINARRIEGIVTAYGGDFDTALRLLAPVVGLNDEADGVDEEMSREANAVATSYGLSLHLVARAIHAVTLWLVGEPQTAAPLRVTIRDPADESEPLACCIALSLACALAALDDDIALTESCAAALVTRARAAGVKRWLRVGLDFQLWLDARRGDEEAALRLIGGAAKRIARERVQVPDIAFIATLLPRIALHGAPEFAATLGATLRDAVTRSERTGELWYVPELLRLEAMVRLRSGDDSGTVRPLLERALQRARQHGAQRLALRISVDLEALEASAGVGLLRVR; this comes from the coding sequence ATGTCGCTACCGCGGCTCACTGGTCAGGTCATCGCATTTTCGCGATTCTGGCTCGCACGCGACGTGGGCCTGCTGATATCCGACGGCGCCGTCATCGAACTCGGCACGCGCCCGTTCGCCATGCTGGCGGCCCTGCTCGAGGCCCGCGGCCGCGTGGTGTCGACCGCCGAGTTGCGTGAACTCGTCTGGCCGGGCAGCACGATCGACGCGAACACCGTGCAGGCGCAAATTTCCGCGATTCGCCGCGCCCTCGACGACGCCCGCGATCTGATCGTCACCGTGGCCGGTCGCGGTTATCGCTTCGCGGGCGAAATCCGCGTGCTCGACACGCCCGACGCCGGACTCGATCTCGCGGCCGCGAATGCGGGGAGCATTGCGGCGTCGCTCGCCAACTCGTTTGCGGCGAGCGAGGCGGCAGGCCCGTCGGCCGCGGCAACGCTCGCGTCGAGCTCAGCGTCCACCTATGGCGCGACGTTCGGCGCGTCTGGGTCGCGGGTATCGTCGGGCTTCGCCTATGGTGCTCAATTCGGTGCACGATTGGGCGCACCACTCGGTACGCAACTCGGTACGCAACTCGGCGGGCAACTCGGCACACCATCCGGCACGCGTTCCGCATCGTCCCCCGCCGCGGCGTGGGACGCCCCGCGGGCGTCGCGCCTGGCCGCCGCTCCCGCCGCTCCCGCCGCACCGTCCACGCCAGCTTTCCCCGCGCTGATGCCAACCAGCGCGAGCGCTTCGCTGCGTTCGCAGAGCATCGATCCGTCGCCGTTCATCGGCCGTCATGCCGAACTATCGGAACTGCTCGCGCTGGTGCCCACGCGCCGCATCGTGACGCTGACGGGCGCCTCCGGCGTCGGTAAAACGCGTCTGGCTATCGAAGCCGCGAGCCACCTCGGCCCGCAATTTCCCGACGGCGATTTCTGCGCGGCACTCGCTTCGCTCGCGCAACCCGACCGCGTGGCCAACGCGATCGGTGCAGCGCTCGGCCTGGAGCCCGCCGGCGACCTGACCACCTCGGCCAATCTGGCCGCGCAGATCGGCGAGCGGCGCCTGCTGCTGATCGTCGATCACTGCGATCATCTGAGCGAAGCGGCGGCGGCCCTGATCGATACGCTGGTCACGAACACCACGGGCCTGCACGTGATTGCAACGTGCGAGTCGCCGCTTTTCATCGGCGGCGAAGCAGCGGTGCCGGTGGCCGCGTTGCGCGTGCCGCCCGAACAGACCGACGAGACGCCCGCCACGCTCGACTACGACGCGTTGCGGCTCCTCTTCACCCGGCTGGCGCACTGTCTGAAAGCGGCGGGGTCGCACGCGCCGCTGGCCGATGTGAGCCAGCTCGCGCCGGCCACGTTCGCGGCCGCCGCGCTGATTTGCCGGCGCGTCGACGGCGTGCCGTTCGCGCTCGAACTGGCGGCGGCGACCATCGCCGGCCAGGTGCGCAGCGGCATGCCGCCGGAAGATGCCATCGTGGCGTTCGCGCGCGAACTCGACACGGTCATGACCCATCGCAGCGGCGGCCGCCGCATCGTGCTGCCGCGTGCGGCAATCGTCCACGTCATGCTCGATCTGTCCTACGCGGCGCTCGAAGCGCCGACTCGCACAATGCTGCGCCGGCTCGGCATTTTCGCCACGGCGTTTTCGCACGACGCCGCCTACGAAATGCTCAGCGCGTTCGGCAGCGATTACGGTTTCGAGCCGCCCGAAGGGCATCAACTGGAACACCAGCTTCATACGTTGATGGACGCGGGGCTCGTGAATGCGGTCGATTGCGACGGCACGTTGCGGCTGCGCCTGCCGCCCGCCGTGCGCCGTTTCGCGCTCGACGCGCTGGAGCGTAATCGCGAAAGCGCCGAGGCCGGCCTGCATCATGCGCAGTTTGTGGCTCGCGACATGGCGCGCCGGTTCGGCGCGGGCGTCGCCATGGCCACCGCGCACAGCCGCTACGATATCGACGCGCTGCGCGCCGCGCTGGAGTGGGCCGTCTCCGTCGACAAGGTGGAGTTGTGCACCGAGTTGCTCGACAACACCGCACCGATCTGGGCCGCGCTCGCGCTCGTCGACGAATACATCGGCTGGGTGCGTGCGGTGCTGGCGCGGGTGGACAGCGTGTCGATGCGGCGCATCCGAGACGAGATGCGGCTGCGCGCCGTGCTCGCGCGAGCGCTGACGCTCAAACGCAGCGCGTCGGCGGAGATCGTCGAGAGCTGGCAGCGCACCTACGACCTCGCCAACATCTGCGCCGATACGCCGTACCGGTTGCGCGCGCTGTTCTGCCTCGTGATGTGCGCGCTCGACGTCGGCGAGATCAAGCATTGCCGGTGGCTATCCGGCCAGTTCAGCGAGATTGCGCCCATCGCACACAGTCCGGTGGTGAGCATCAACGCGCGGCGGATCGAGGGCATCGTCACGGCGTACGGCGGCGACTTCGACACCGCGCTCCGCCTGCTCGCGCCGGTGGTCGGCCTCAATGACGAAGCCGACGGCGTCGACGAAGAGATGAGCCGCGAGGCCAATGCGGTCGCCACCAGTTATGGGCTGTCGCTGCATCTGGTGGCGCGGGCAATTCATGCCGTCACGCTGTGGCTGGTCGGCGAACCGCAGACGGCCGCCCCGCTGCGCGTCACGATCCGCGACCCCGCCGACGAGAGCGAACCGCTCGCGTGCTGCATCGCGCTCAGCCTCGCCTGCGCGCTCGCCGCGCTCGACGACGACATCGCGCTGACCGAGTCCTGCGCCGCCGCACTCGTGACGCGAGCGCGTGCGGCGGGCGTCAAACGCTGGCTGCGCGTCGGACTCGATTTCCAGCTGTGGCTCGACGCCCGGCGCGGCGACGAAGAAGCCGCGCTGAGGTTGATCGGCGGCGCGGCGAAACGCATTGCGCGCGAACGCGTGCAGGTGCCCGACATCGCGTTCATCGCCACGCTGTTGCCGCGTATCGCGCTGCATGGCGCGCCCGAATTCGCGGCGACGCTCGGCGCGACGTTGCGCGACGCCGTGACACGCAGCGAGCGAACCGGCGAGCTTTGGTATGTGCCCGAGCTGTTGCGTCTGGAGGCGATGGTGCGTTTGCGTAGCGGCGACGATTCGGGCACCGTGCGGCCGCTGCTCGAACGCGCGCTGCAACGTGCGCGGCAGCACGGCGCGCAGCGGCTCGCGTTGCGGATCAGCGTCGATCTCGAAGCGCTGGAGGCTTCGGCCGGCGTGGGGCTACTTCGCGTGCGGTGA
- the sctQ gene encoding type III secretion system cytoplasmic ring protein SctQ: protein MTDSLRMIYPLDEPTTEDEAIADPHAAGERACATEPAASSGDGVRSEARRTASATPAVAATATATAAVSAHAAASGETQNARIAPLTMPAITRPAARITRTVCDTRLAGHLRTTLGITEWQAALTSTRDFDATYVDPGIVDLTLASPDGGAPVSLHLALDLHAYPALSIAAWPDSDALSAKPPADAALRQAVAGVVLEPLLTRLGSAGFKDLRVADVCRGRLDDTRPLREVTARTHAAPPVVAPVIALSFVLAGRRYQAALRAPAACYDLLDRLLHTRAAAQASSTASVAVATAVVAANTDPRAAFESDDQSAHPTVELDVPGSLILGVKRLPVDTLHALEPGDVLLRATFPSLDAALPGTSHDSSSAPRARLRAVAAWGTPGLTRVCAAVEIDGQSLVIVKEPNMSEELDPASADAGLAIDDPADPIRIGELELPVQFEIDTVALPLAQLSALGPGYVLELPVPAADAQLRLVAHGQTIGYGELVTVGEHLGIRIIRMAHRHGPIQ from the coding sequence GTGACAGATTCTCTGCGCATGATCTATCCGCTCGACGAGCCGACGACCGAAGACGAAGCCATCGCCGATCCGCATGCGGCCGGTGAGCGTGCGTGCGCGACGGAACCGGCTGCGTCGTCGGGCGATGGAGTGCGGAGTGAGGCGCGGCGAACGGCGAGTGCTACACCTGCGGTGGCAGCAACGGCCACCGCCACGGCGGCGGTCTCGGCGCACGCTGCCGCTTCCGGCGAAACGCAAAACGCCCGCATCGCGCCGCTGACGATGCCGGCCATCACGCGCCCCGCTGCACGGATCACGCGAACCGTCTGCGATACGCGCCTGGCCGGTCATCTGCGCACGACGCTCGGCATCACCGAATGGCAAGCGGCGCTGACCAGCACGCGCGATTTCGATGCTACGTATGTGGACCCCGGCATCGTCGACCTGACACTCGCTTCGCCTGACGGCGGCGCACCGGTCAGCCTGCATCTGGCGCTCGATCTGCATGCGTATCCGGCGCTGTCGATCGCGGCGTGGCCGGACAGCGACGCGCTGAGCGCGAAGCCGCCCGCCGATGCCGCGTTGCGCCAGGCCGTGGCGGGCGTCGTGCTGGAGCCGTTGCTGACGCGACTCGGCAGTGCCGGTTTCAAGGACCTACGCGTCGCCGATGTGTGCCGTGGACGTCTCGACGATACGCGGCCGTTGCGCGAGGTCACGGCCCGGACTCATGCCGCCCCGCCAGTGGTCGCACCGGTAATCGCGCTGTCGTTCGTGCTTGCCGGGCGCCGTTATCAAGCCGCGCTGCGCGCGCCTGCCGCGTGTTACGACCTGCTCGACCGGCTGCTGCATACCCGCGCCGCGGCGCAGGCTTCGAGCACCGCTAGCGTCGCCGTCGCCACCGCCGTCGTCGCCGCGAACACCGACCCGCGCGCCGCCTTCGAGTCAGACGATCAATCGGCCCATCCCACCGTCGAACTCGACGTGCCGGGCAGCCTGATCCTCGGCGTCAAGCGCCTGCCGGTGGACACGCTGCATGCGCTCGAACCCGGCGACGTGCTGTTGCGCGCCACCTTTCCCTCGCTCGATGCGGCGCTGCCCGGCACATCGCACGATTCATCATCTGCACCCCGCGCGCGGCTGCGTGCCGTCGCCGCGTGGGGAACCCCCGGGCTCACCCGTGTGTGTGCCGCTGTGGAAATCGACGGGCAATCGCTCGTCATCGTCAAGGAGCCGAACATGTCAGAAGAGCTTGACCCGGCGAGCGCCGACGCCGGGCTCGCCATCGACGACCCCGCCGATCCGATCCGGATCGGTGAGCTCGAGCTGCCCGTGCAGTTCGAGATCGATACGGTGGCACTACCGCTCGCCCAGTTGTCGGCGCTCGGCCCAGGTTATGTGCTCGAACTGCCCGTCCCAGCAGCGGACGCCCAATTGCGGCTCGTCGCGCATGGCCAGACCATCGGCTATGGCGAGCTGGTGACGGTCGGCGAGCATCTCGGTATCCGTATCATTCGCATGGCGCATAGGCATGGTCCAATTCAGTGA
- a CDS encoding GNAT family N-acetyltransferase, with protein sequence MRLTPLDSIDTPLLRLRPLTPADAPALFDQMLGDADTMRDLPVLRQTGVSQTDGFIAEALRGWDDGSLIRYTLECKETGRLTALIELKPTLPRVEIGVIISRHGGARRRRAGVLALQELIDWLIEQPGVYRVFACCAVDGAAHSSMERLGFVKEALLTNHEPRPNRGLAAADSYLFALTRPAPVPPEPASEGAAWLRNTMQWSLEDA encoded by the coding sequence ATGCGCCTCACCCCGCTCGACAGTATCGACACGCCGCTTCTGCGGCTGCGCCCATTGACCCCCGCCGACGCCCCCGCCCTGTTCGACCAGATGCTCGGCGACGCCGACACGATGCGCGACCTGCCCGTGTTGCGCCAGACCGGCGTGAGCCAGACGGACGGTTTCATCGCCGAGGCGCTGCGCGGCTGGGACGACGGCAGCCTGATTCGCTACACGCTCGAATGCAAGGAGACCGGCCGGCTGACCGCGCTGATCGAATTGAAACCGACGCTGCCGCGCGTGGAAATCGGCGTCATCATCAGCCGCCATGGCGGCGCGCGGCGACGCCGGGCCGGCGTGCTGGCGCTGCAGGAATTGATCGACTGGCTGATCGAACAGCCCGGCGTGTACCGTGTATTCGCGTGCTGCGCCGTGGACGGCGCGGCGCACAGTTCGATGGAGCGGCTCGGCTTCGTCAAGGAAGCGCTGCTGACCAACCACGAACCTCGCCCGAATCGCGGCCTTGCCGCAGCCGACAGTTATCTGTTCGCGCTGACGCGGCCCGCGCCCGTGCCGCCGGAACCGGCCAGCGAAGGCGCCGCGTGGCTGCGCAACACCATGCAATGGAGTCTCGAGGATGCCTGA